One stretch of Patescibacteria group bacterium DNA includes these proteins:
- the lexA gene encoding transcriptional repressor LexA, with the protein MAKKLQNITKKQKGVLDFILNYIKDNGLSPSVREIAEELNLSSPATVHEHLQNLRDKGFLKIKPEKIRGLEPAAGMLNLSRAIALPLAGLITAGEPIEAVEERETMAVPADIVVDGANSYILRVKGRSMIEDGILDGDYVIVERNPSPKNGDVVVALLDNAYATLKRFYREAGRIRLQPANSAMQPIYVKDLIVQGVVKAVVRKFQAI; encoded by the coding sequence ATGGCAAAAAAGTTGCAAAATATTACAAAGAAACAAAAAGGGGTTCTCGATTTTATTTTGAATTATATCAAGGATAACGGCTTGTCCCCTTCGGTGCGCGAGATCGCCGAAGAGCTTAATCTCTCCTCGCCGGCCACGGTCCATGAACATCTGCAGAATTTGCGCGACAAAGGATTTTTGAAAATCAAACCGGAAAAAATCCGCGGCCTTGAACCCGCGGCCGGCATGCTAAATCTTTCCCGCGCCATTGCCCTGCCGCTTGCCGGGCTAATTACGGCCGGCGAACCGATTGAAGCGGTCGAGGAGCGCGAGACCATGGCCGTACCGGCGGACATCGTGGTGGACGGCGCCAACTCGTACATTCTCCGCGTCAAGGGCAGATCAATGATTGAGGACGGCATCCTAGACGGAGATTATGTTATCGTGGAGCGCAATCCATCGCCCAAAAACGGCGATGTGGTGGTCGCGCTTTTGGACAACGCCTATGCCACGCTAAAACGATTTTACCGCGAAGCCGGCCGCATCCGCCTCCAGCCGGCGAATTCCGCAATGCAGCCTATCTATGTAAAAGATTTGATTGTACAGGGCGTGGTGAAGGCGGTAGTGAGAAAGTTCCAAGCGATTTAA
- a CDS encoding YwbE family protein encodes MDGTERKNIKPGTPVFIVKKDDQPTGKLTRGIVKDILTSASVHPRGIKVRLESGEVGRVQIV; translated from the coding sequence ATGGACGGCACGGAACGAAAAAACATTAAACCGGGAACCCCGGTTTTTATTGTTAAGAAAGACGACCAGCCCACCGGCAAGTTGACCCGCGGCATTGTCAAAGATATTCTGACGAGCGCGTCCGTGCACCCGCGCGGCATCAAGGTGCGGCTGGAATCCGGCGAAGTGGGGAGAGTGCAGATTGTATAA
- the cysS gene encoding cysteine--tRNA ligase: MLQLYNTLTRKKDEFVPIKNKAVGLYTCGPTVYDFAHLGNLRTYIFEDILKRVLKFNGFRVRHVMNVTDVGHLVSDADEGEDKMMKALNREKLEPSVASLKKLADKYFEIFKKDISELNILEPDVWCKATGHIKEQINLIETLVQKGFAYETADGIYFNTSKLKDYGKLSGQAREELEPGARVALNPEKRNPTDFALWMKAVGKHASHLMRWPSLWGDGFPGWHIECSAMSRKYLGQPFDIHCGGIDHVSIHHTNEIAQSEAAYGTPLANFWLHGEFLTVAEGKMAKSSGTFITLEEVVKKKICPLAYRYLCLTAQYRSKLNFTWESLKAAESALVALSAESQYWKKPTKPNAEWMEKFTQAINDDLDMPRAIALLWYVVKTRDDGSKAATVLEFDKIFGLGLKGCVAKPPKIPASVKKLVRERERARESREFAQADSLRGEIEKAGFTVEDTADGAVIRIKIA, from the coding sequence ATGCTCCAGCTTTACAACACCTTAACTCGCAAAAAGGACGAATTTGTTCCCATCAAAAACAAAGCAGTGGGGTTGTACACCTGCGGTCCGACTGTTTATGATTTTGCGCACCTCGGCAATCTGCGCACTTATATTTTTGAGGATATCCTGAAACGCGTTTTGAAATTCAACGGCTTCCGCGTCAGGCATGTGATGAATGTTACCGATGTCGGTCATCTGGTTTCCGATGCCGATGAGGGCGAAGACAAAATGATGAAAGCGCTGAATCGCGAAAAGCTCGAGCCGTCGGTCGCTTCGCTCAAAAAACTCGCGGACAAGTATTTTGAAATATTTAAAAAAGATATTTCCGAGCTTAATATTCTTGAACCCGATGTCTGGTGCAAAGCCACCGGCCACATTAAAGAACAGATCAATCTCATTGAAACCCTGGTGCAAAAAGGTTTTGCCTATGAAACCGCGGACGGCATATATTTTAACACGTCAAAATTAAAAGATTACGGTAAGCTCTCGGGCCAGGCTCGCGAAGAGCTTGAACCCGGAGCGCGGGTCGCGCTGAATCCGGAAAAAAGAAACCCGACTGATTTCGCGCTCTGGATGAAGGCCGTCGGCAAGCACGCGAGCCATCTCATGCGCTGGCCAAGCCTCTGGGGGGACGGATTCCCGGGTTGGCATATTGAATGCTCGGCCATGAGCCGCAAATACCTGGGACAGCCGTTTGATATCCATTGCGGCGGCATTGACCATGTGTCCATTCACCACACCAATGAAATCGCCCAGAGCGAGGCGGCTTACGGAACACCGCTCGCTAATTTTTGGCTGCACGGTGAGTTTCTGACCGTGGCCGAAGGCAAGATGGCAAAATCCAGCGGTACGTTTATTACTCTCGAAGAAGTTGTGAAAAAGAAAATTTGCCCGCTCGCGTATCGTTATCTCTGCCTCACGGCCCAATACCGTTCAAAGCTCAATTTTACCTGGGAGTCGCTAAAAGCCGCGGAAAGCGCTCTCGTCGCTCTCTCGGCTGAGTCCCAGTACTGGAAAAAACCGACTAAGCCCAATGCCGAGTGGATGGAAAAATTTACTCAGGCAATAAACGACGATCTGGACATGCCGCGGGCAATCGCCCTGCTTTGGTACGTAGTTAAAACGCGCGACGACGGGAGTAAAGCCGCTACGGTTCTGGAGTTTGATAAAATTTTTGGCCTGGGCCTCAAGGGTTGCGTTGCCAAGCCGCCGAAGATTCCGGCAAGCGTAAAAAAATTGGTTCGCGAGCGCGAAAGAGCGCGTGAGTCGCGGGAGTTCGCGCAAGCTGATAGCCTTCGCGGGGAAATTGAAAAAGCCGGCTTTACGGTTGAAGACACGGCCGACGGCGCGGTTATCAGAATAAAAATTGCGTAA
- a CDS encoding type IV secretion system DNA-binding domain-containing protein — MQVEIGDVQLAGLFSEPWMIFIYYVLGIIAIMVILIFIVRAILQRKAHLKGGAFEKIILHITVPKISTEEKNATADTLQKIQEEIGVAETFFTSIGGMKEQKGFRAWLMGREDEIAFEMVAEGGLIHFYVAVPSYLRVYFEEQLHAQYHNAQIEETEDYNIFSPRGVILGSYLVFTRPHYFPIKTYRKSETEPLNALTNALSRIDENDGAAIQFIVRSAAPKWRRRGVYIATQMQQGKKLSQVEKKKGLVKGLAKSFSSAIATPPKTPGGAAKTSPEPYHLSPLEEEMIKGLEEKASKAGMDVNIRVIVSAADAPRAQMYLSNILNAFSQYSIYQFGNAFKKYIPPTRKRLIRDFIYRGFNERARIVLNTEEMASVFHLPGPWIETPNINWMEARKAPPPVNLPKEGITLGTAEYRGTSQEVKFKKNDRMRHFYVIGKSGTGKTTILKNMVYQDIKNGEGVCVIDPNGDFAEDALGYVPKERVDDVIYFDPSDMARPIGLNMLESKTESLKDFAIQEMIAIFYKLFTAEMIGPMFEHNMRNVMLTLMCDNENPGTIVEIPRMFTDQEFANTWIAKLKDPVVRAFWEKEMAKTSDFHKSEMLGYLISKVGRFIENEMMRNIIGQPKSGFNFREVMDQGKILIINLSKGKVGDVNANLLGLIIVSKLQMAAFQRADVPEEQRKPFYLYIDEFQNFITDSIAIILSEARKYSLSLNVAHQYMGQLIGDKGDTKIRDAIMGNAGTIACYRIGPEDAEIMEKEFAPVFSAHDLINVEKFTCYLKLLIDGAAAKPFNLSVSKPPEPNRELAQKIKELSRLKYGRDRAVVEAEIMERSQLGGSVRAAGTPLSESST; from the coding sequence ATGCAGGTAGAAATCGGAGATGTACAACTTGCTGGTTTATTTTCGGAGCCATGGATGATTTTTATTTATTATGTATTGGGGATAATCGCGATTATGGTTATCCTTATTTTTATTGTGCGCGCCATTCTTCAGCGCAAGGCGCATTTAAAGGGTGGTGCTTTTGAAAAAATAATTTTGCACATCACGGTTCCGAAGATTTCCACGGAAGAAAAAAATGCAACGGCCGACACTTTGCAAAAAATCCAGGAAGAAATCGGCGTGGCCGAAACATTTTTTACATCCATCGGCGGTATGAAGGAACAGAAGGGTTTTCGGGCCTGGCTTATGGGCCGGGAGGATGAAATCGCCTTTGAAATGGTGGCCGAGGGCGGATTAATCCATTTTTATGTGGCCGTGCCGAGCTATCTCAGGGTTTATTTTGAAGAACAGCTCCATGCCCAATATCACAACGCCCAGATTGAAGAAACCGAAGACTACAATATTTTTTCTCCGCGCGGCGTGATTCTGGGGAGTTATCTTGTTTTCACGCGGCCTCATTATTTTCCAATAAAAACCTATCGCAAATCCGAAACCGAACCCCTGAACGCTTTAACTAACGCGCTTTCGCGCATTGACGAAAACGACGGCGCGGCGATTCAGTTTATCGTGCGTTCGGCGGCGCCCAAATGGCGCAGGCGCGGAGTATATATCGCGACCCAGATGCAGCAGGGAAAAAAACTCTCTCAGGTTGAAAAAAAGAAAGGACTGGTGAAGGGTTTGGCCAAGTCATTCAGCTCGGCCATTGCTACCCCACCCAAAACTCCGGGAGGCGCGGCTAAGACGTCGCCTGAACCGTACCACTTGTCTCCGCTCGAGGAAGAAATGATAAAGGGCCTCGAGGAAAAGGCTTCAAAGGCCGGCATGGATGTGAATATCCGTGTAATTGTTTCGGCCGCTGACGCGCCTCGCGCCCAAATGTACCTTAGCAACATTTTGAATGCTTTTTCGCAATACAGCATCTATCAGTTTGGCAATGCTTTTAAAAAGTATATTCCTCCTACGCGCAAGAGGTTGATTCGTGATTTTATCTACCGCGGCTTCAATGAGCGGGCGCGCATTGTTCTGAATACCGAAGAAATGGCCAGTGTTTTCCATCTGCCCGGTCCGTGGATTGAAACACCAAATATCAATTGGATGGAGGCGCGCAAGGCCCCGCCGCCGGTTAATCTGCCCAAAGAGGGTATCACACTCGGCACGGCCGAATATCGCGGTACGAGCCAGGAAGTAAAATTCAAAAAGAATGATCGCATGCGCCATTTTTACGTCATCGGTAAATCCGGCACTGGTAAAACTACGATTCTTAAGAACATGGTTTATCAGGATATCAAAAACGGGGAGGGCGTCTGCGTGATTGATCCGAACGGCGATTTCGCTGAGGACGCGCTCGGCTATGTGCCCAAAGAGCGGGTTGACGACGTTATTTATTTTGACCCGTCGGACATGGCCCGGCCGATCGGTTTGAACATGCTTGAATCCAAAACCGAGTCTCTCAAGGATTTTGCCATTCAGGAAATGATCGCGATTTTTTATAAATTGTTCACCGCCGAAATGATCGGCCCGATGTTCGAGCACAACATGCGCAATGTCATGCTCACCCTCATGTGCGATAATGAAAATCCCGGCACCATCGTTGAAATTCCGCGCATGTTTACGGACCAGGAATTTGCCAACACCTGGATCGCCAAGCTCAAGGATCCGGTGGTGCGCGCTTTTTGGGAAAAAGAAATGGCCAAAACTTCGGATTTCCACAAATCCGAAATGCTCGGCTACCTCATCTCCAAAGTCGGCCGATTTATTGAGAACGAGATGATGCGCAATATCATCGGCCAGCCGAAAAGCGGCTTCAATTTCCGCGAGGTCATGGACCAGGGTAAGATTCTTATTATCAATCTTTCCAAGGGCAAGGTCGGCGACGTGAACGCCAACCTACTCGGCCTCATCATTGTTTCCAAATTGCAGATGGCCGCGTTTCAGCGCGCCGATGTGCCCGAAGAGCAGAGAAAGCCTTTTTATTTATACATTGACGAGTTTCAGAATTTTATCACCGACTCCATCGCTATTATCCTTTCCGAGGCCAGAAAGTATAGCCTGTCTCTTAATGTTGCCCATCAATATATGGGTCAGCTCATCGGTGACAAGGGCGACACCAAGATCCGCGACGCCATCATGGGCAATGCCGGCACCATCGCTTGCTACCGTATCGGCCCGGAGGACGCGGAAATCATGGAAAAAGAATTCGCGCCGGTTTTTTCGGCACACGATCTCATTAACGTTGAAAAGTTTACCTGTTATCTTAAGCTTTTGATTGACGGCGCCGCGGCCAAGCCATTCAACCTCAGCGTCAGCAAGCCGCCCGAGCCCAACCGCGAACTTGCCCAGAAAATAAAAGAATTATCGCGCCTCAAATACGGCCGCGACCGCGCCGTTGTTGAAGCCGAAATCATGGAGCGCTCACAGCTCGGCGGCTCGGTCCGCGCCGCCGGAACGCCTTTAAGCGAGTCTTCTACGTAA
- a CDS encoding sigma-70 family RNA polymerase sigma factor, translating to MSAQRDMQGATGVMQISTHSGGRFTVQKNRLLTRKEVDGLSRLKNIRNRRGKRTRRSQAAFDELVLRNTRLVTSTALRYPVRGVELGDCFQEGIIGLIVGVEKYDHRRKCTLSTYATWWIRHSILRFLWDQRGDIHVGCNMDQTLMRIARARHKYHVLHGHYPTREEAARLIGLSPLQCRKLVRNSYLTKQIINGNEPSGDNTIHESELASDEPADTTAEHDRRNLRRLLGEVLVEAEAQCAKADAKTQARKMRNLSIVCDLAVGQESGRAVGRRYGISRQCVQQICKREFRLLRDLLKARNVTVDDIPTA from the coding sequence ATGAGCGCCCAACGTGACATGCAGGGCGCCACTGGCGTCATGCAAATTTCCACACATTCCGGCGGCAGGTTCACTGTTCAGAAAAACCGTCTTCTCACGCGCAAAGAAGTAGACGGTCTGAGCCGGCTCAAGAACATTAGAAACCGGCGAGGCAAAAGGACGCGCCGGAGCCAGGCCGCGTTTGACGAGCTCGTTCTAAGGAACACCCGTCTTGTTACCAGCACAGCATTGCGGTATCCGGTTCGCGGCGTTGAGCTTGGAGATTGCTTTCAGGAAGGGATAATCGGCCTGATCGTCGGCGTGGAAAAGTACGATCATCGGCGAAAATGCACCTTAAGCACTTACGCCACATGGTGGATCCGTCATAGCATTCTGCGTTTTCTCTGGGATCAGCGCGGCGATATTCACGTGGGCTGCAACATGGATCAGACCCTCATGAGAATCGCCCGCGCCAGGCACAAATACCACGTTCTGCACGGCCATTATCCGACCCGCGAAGAGGCCGCCCGGCTGATTGGGCTTAGCCCGCTTCAGTGTCGCAAGTTGGTGCGTAATTCGTACCTGACCAAGCAGATTATTAACGGAAACGAACCGTCCGGTGACAACACGATTCATGAATCCGAACTCGCGAGTGATGAACCGGCGGATACGACCGCCGAACACGACCGCCGCAACCTCCGCCGCTTGCTCGGGGAGGTGCTCGTCGAAGCCGAGGCGCAATGCGCCAAAGCCGATGCGAAAACGCAAGCCAGAAAAATGCGCAATCTCTCAATCGTGTGTGATCTGGCGGTGGGTCAAGAGTCAGGACGAGCTGTCGGCCGCCGCTATGGAATTTCCCGCCAGTGCGTGCAGCAAATATGCAAACGCGAATTTCGGCTCCTGCGCGACCTTCTCAAAGCGCGTAACGTTACTGTGGATGATATCCCCACGGCCTGA
- the dnaX gene encoding DNA polymerase III subunit gamma/tau, with product MALTLYRKYRPQKFSEVTNQEHVKITLENQITMGQVAHAYLFAGPRGVGKTTLARILAKAVNCLERKDKESEPCNKCRSCEEIVANRAMDIVEIDAASHTGVENVRANIIENVRFSPVSLKHKVFIIDEAHMLSTSAFNALLKTLEEPPERVIFILATTEAHKIPSTIISRCQRFDFKKISVNEIAKRLEYIVAEEGIKVERPVLERIARLSEGCVRDSESLLAQILALDDKKISMEQAELVLPRTNFDQVIEFLSAVSRRDARSGVELVNRLAEDGVDMRQFSSECLEFMRNLLLAKIAGQNAELMAGWSTEIQNTINQILSAWTAADIARVIELMLVKQHDLKSASPAQLPLELFVIEAIGEEAPSFKPAEKIAAPAPEKKFREPRLPCPARPGGQARVSLDQIHEKWHDFLSGLSDANQSLNLILSVSKPTAMNGDTLEIACKYKFHCDQIMAERNRRPAEDALSALLGEKIMIQAVVQDDLPVELAEEVPAATVNSALQEFGGKVIE from the coding sequence ATGGCATTAACGCTTTATAGAAAATATCGGCCGCAAAAGTTCTCCGAAGTTACGAATCAGGAGCATGTTAAGATTACCCTGGAGAATCAGATAACCATGGGCCAGGTGGCTCATGCCTATCTTTTTGCCGGGCCGCGCGGCGTGGGCAAAACCACCCTGGCGCGCATTCTGGCTAAGGCGGTCAACTGCCTGGAGCGCAAAGACAAGGAATCCGAACCCTGCAACAAGTGCCGTTCCTGCGAAGAAATCGTGGCCAACCGGGCCATGGATATCGTGGAAATTGACGCCGCCTCCCACACCGGCGTCGAGAACGTGCGCGCCAATATTATTGAAAACGTCCGTTTTAGCCCGGTGAGCCTCAAGCACAAGGTTTTCATCATTGACGAGGCACATATGCTTTCAACCTCGGCGTTCAACGCCCTGCTTAAGACCCTGGAAGAGCCGCCCGAGCGCGTCATCTTTATTCTCGCCACCACCGAGGCGCACAAAATTCCATCCACCATTATTTCGCGCTGCCAGCGCTTTGATTTCAAAAAGATCAGCGTAAATGAAATCGCCAAGCGCCTTGAATATATTGTCGCCGAGGAGGGGATTAAGGTTGAGCGTCCGGTGCTTGAACGCATCGCCCGGCTTTCCGAGGGCTGCGTGCGCGATTCCGAAAGCCTGCTCGCGCAGATTCTCGCGCTTGATGATAAAAAGATTTCCATGGAGCAGGCCGAGCTTGTTTTGCCGCGCACGAATTTTGACCAGGTGATTGAATTCTTGTCCGCCGTGAGCCGCCGCGATGCTCGCTCCGGCGTTGAGCTCGTGAACCGGCTTGCCGAAGACGGAGTTGACATGCGGCAGTTTTCGTCCGAGTGCCTGGAATTTATGCGCAATCTTCTTCTTGCGAAAATCGCCGGGCAGAACGCCGAACTCATGGCCGGCTGGAGCACGGAAATTCAGAATACCATTAACCAGATTCTTTCGGCCTGGACAGCCGCGGATATTGCCCGCGTGATTGAGCTCATGCTCGTAAAACAGCACGACCTGAAATCCGCGTCGCCGGCGCAATTGCCGCTCGAGTTATTCGTGATTGAGGCAATCGGCGAGGAAGCGCCGTCTTTTAAGCCGGCAGAAAAGATTGCCGCCCCGGCTCCGGAAAAAAAATTCCGCGAACCCCGCCTGCCATGTCCGGCAAGGCCTGGCGGGCAGGCCCGCGTAAGCCTTGACCAAATTCATGAGAAGTGGCACGATTTCCTCTCCGGTCTTTCTGACGCCAATCAGTCGCTCAATCTGATATTGAGCGTGAGCAAGCCCACGGCAATGAACGGCGATACTTTGGAAATTGCTTGCAAATATAAATTTCATTGTGACCAGATTATGGCCGAACGCAACCGCCGCCCTGCCGAAGACGCGCTCTCCGCGCTGCTCGGCGAAAAAATTATGATTCAGGCCGTGGTGCAGGACGATTTGCCAGTTGAACTCGCCGAAGAAGTCCCGGCCGCCACGGTCAATTCCGCGCTCCAGGAATTCGGCGGAAAGGTGATTGAATGA
- a CDS encoding GIY-YIG nuclease family protein, with protein sequence MSCFIYVIISCSHGNRYVGSTDCVENRLEEHNRGRCRYTSGRRPWELVHSEEFDTRAEAMKREKFLKSGQGRKYLDEILKKK encoded by the coding sequence ATGTCGTGCTTTATATACGTGATTATAAGTTGTAGCCACGGCAATAGATACGTCGGTAGTACTGATTGCGTCGAAAATAGGTTGGAAGAACACAATAGGGGAAGATGCCGCTATACATCAGGGAGAAGGCCGTGGGAGCTAGTCCACTCGGAGGAATTTGATACAAGAGCCGAAGCGATGAAACGAGAAAAATTTTTGAAATCAGGCCAGGGAAGAAAGTATTTAGATGAAATTTTAAAGAAGAAATAA
- a CDS encoding cupin domain-containing protein: MKGFNANIEKETLENANFRKVLYTGKHSQLVLMSLKPLEEIGMETHTDNDQFFRFEAGQGKCVIDGNEYELSNGSVIIVPAGAEHNIINTSDAEDLKLYTIYSPAHHKDGVVRATKEEAAADSPEFDGVTTE; encoded by the coding sequence ATGAAAGGTTTCAACGCCAACATCGAGAAAGAGACCCTGGAGAACGCGAATTTCCGCAAGGTCCTCTACACCGGCAAGCACAGCCAGCTCGTGCTGATGAGCCTTAAGCCGCTTGAAGAAATCGGCATGGAGACGCATACCGATAATGACCAGTTCTTCCGTTTTGAAGCGGGCCAGGGCAAATGCGTGATTGACGGCAATGAATATGAATTATCCAACGGTTCGGTGATTATCGTGCCGGCCGGCGCCGAGCATAACATCATTAATACCTCGGATGCCGAAGATCTCAAGCTTTACACTATTTATTCTCCGGCCCACCACAAAGACGGCGTGGTGCGCGCGACCAAAGAAGAGGCCGCGGCCGACAGCCCGGAGTTTGACGGCGTGACCACCGAATAA
- a CDS encoding HAD-IC family P-type ATPase, whose product MKFSNYTVKIVTQVLADLKTSESGLRDAEARRRLAEGGPNEISARETGPFDILLRQFKSPFFYLLLAAGLVALVIGEIVDGLVIFSFIALNTGLGFMQESKAERAVALLKKYIPTRVRIMRQGAEKFVDKRELVHGDIVMLEAGDVVPADLRLVRAQNFLIDESVLTGESAPVSKNPEPLERETREIFAASNIIFGGTSVVSGEATGAVIGTGRSSAMGEIAKLVAGVNRESAYEKYILKFSRFILKIIVATIVLIFVANLIIKGGANNLEFLIFCIALIVSIIPEALPVVVTFALSHGSLEMAKDKVVVKRLSAIEDMGDIEVLCTDKTGTLTENKLELVDIHSPDRERCLLYGLLGSPLAEDSKKSLFNPFDQGIFENAPAGVRQAIKKFKFLAKLPFDFARLRNSALFANNGGGNLLIVRGAPEAILSLCTKFENHNTRRISLEEIKEDEKAGNRTLAIGYKIVDRDDYTTEDENGLTFLGYVSFHDPLKETARESIRLADKLGVKIKILTGDSKEVAGAVGCEVGLIDDPSKVILGETIDSLKNSKLEKACREFSVFARISPETKYKIIRTLQKDYEVGFLGEGINDAPALKIANVAIAVKDAADVSREAADIVLLKKDLRVIVNGIRHGRNIFSNINKYIKCTLASNFGNFYSIAAISLFIPYLPMLPVQILLANLLSDFPLISVATDKVDVEELRKPKSSPIGQAMTLIIFLAMVSTIFDFIFFGLFNKLGPELLRTLWFIESILTEIVLIFSIRTRHFFLRAAPPSRSVALLAILSAAITIILPFTGAGHDLFHFAAPPVQPLMIVFGMIIAYLILSEIIKLIYYKYMPFNGNHAKKAA is encoded by the coding sequence ATGAAATTTTCAAACTACACCGTAAAAATCGTAACGCAGGTACTCGCGGATTTAAAAACCAGCGAATCGGGGCTAAGGGACGCCGAAGCGCGGCGGCGGCTCGCGGAAGGCGGGCCAAACGAAATCAGCGCCCGGGAAACCGGTCCGTTCGATATCCTGCTCCGGCAGTTCAAATCGCCGTTTTTTTATCTGCTGCTCGCCGCCGGACTCGTGGCCCTGGTCATCGGTGAAATCGTGGACGGCCTGGTAATATTCTCTTTTATCGCCCTTAACACCGGCCTGGGATTTATGCAGGAGTCAAAAGCCGAACGCGCGGTCGCGCTACTCAAGAAATATATCCCCACCCGAGTCCGCATCATGCGCCAGGGCGCGGAAAAATTTGTTGACAAACGGGAGCTGGTGCACGGCGATATCGTAATGCTTGAAGCCGGGGATGTGGTGCCGGCCGACCTCCGCCTGGTGCGGGCGCAGAATTTTTTGATTGACGAATCGGTGCTGACCGGCGAGTCGGCGCCGGTTTCAAAAAATCCGGAACCGCTCGAACGCGAGACGCGCGAGATATTCGCGGCAAGCAATATTATTTTTGGCGGCACTTCGGTCGTTTCCGGCGAGGCGACGGGCGCGGTCATCGGAACCGGCCGGTCTTCGGCAATGGGAGAGATCGCCAAGCTGGTCGCCGGCGTGAACCGCGAGAGCGCCTATGAAAAATACATTCTCAAATTCAGCCGGTTTATTTTAAAAATTATTGTCGCCACGATTGTCTTAATTTTTGTCGCAAATCTCATCATCAAGGGCGGAGCCAACAACCTGGAATTTCTGATATTCTGCATCGCGCTTATCGTCAGCATCATACCCGAAGCGCTCCCCGTGGTTGTAACCTTCGCGCTTTCGCACGGTTCACTCGAAATGGCGAAAGACAAGGTGGTGGTGAAGCGGCTTTCGGCGATTGAGGACATGGGCGACATCGAAGTGCTCTGCACGGATAAAACCGGCACTCTCACCGAAAACAAGCTCGAGCTGGTGGACATCCATTCCCCGGACCGCGAGCGCTGTCTGCTCTACGGGCTTCTCGGCTCCCCACTTGCCGAAGATTCGAAAAAGTCGCTCTTCAATCCGTTCGACCAGGGAATTTTTGAAAACGCGCCGGCCGGCGTACGGCAGGCAATAAAGAAATTTAAATTTCTCGCAAAACTGCCGTTTGATTTCGCGCGGCTCCGCAACAGCGCCCTGTTCGCAAACAATGGGGGCGGCAATCTGCTCATCGTGCGAGGCGCGCCGGAGGCAATCCTGTCGCTCTGCACGAAATTTGAAAATCACAACACCCGCCGTATTTCACTTGAAGAAATCAAAGAAGATGAAAAAGCCGGCAACCGCACACTGGCCATTGGCTATAAAATTGTCGACCGGGACGACTACACGACCGAAGACGAGAACGGCCTGACTTTTCTGGGCTACGTCTCCTTCCATGATCCGCTCAAGGAAACCGCCCGTGAATCAATCCGGCTTGCCGACAAACTCGGCGTGAAGATTAAGATTCTGACCGGCGACAGCAAGGAGGTTGCCGGCGCCGTGGGATGCGAGGTCGGGTTAATTGACGATCCAAGTAAGGTAATACTGGGCGAGACGATTGACTCTTTAAAAAATTCAAAACTTGAAAAGGCCTGCCGCGAATTTTCCGTGTTCGCGCGGATTTCGCCAGAGACGAAATATAAAATTATCCGGACTCTGCAAAAAGATTATGAAGTCGGATTTTTGGGCGAAGGCATCAACGACGCTCCGGCTCTCAAGATCGCCAACGTGGCAATCGCGGTAAAAGACGCGGCCGATGTTTCGCGCGAGGCAGCGGATATTGTGCTCTTAAAAAAAGACCTGCGCGTAATTGTGAACGGCATCCGTCACGGCCGGAATATCTTTTCCAACATCAATAAATATATAAAATGCACCCTGGCCTCAAACTTCGGCAATTTTTATTCAATCGCCGCGATCTCTCTCTTTATCCCCTATCTCCCCATGCTGCCGGTGCAGATTCTGCTTGCCAATCTGCTCTCCGATTTTCCCCTGATTTCCGTGGCGACCGACAAGGTTGACGTGGAGGAGCTCCGCAAGCCGAAATCCAGCCCCATTGGCCAGGCCATGACATTGATTATTTTTCTTGCCATGGTGAGCACGATTTTTGATTTTATTTTTTTCGGATTATTCAATAAGCTCGGGCCCGAACTCCTGCGCACCCTTTGGTTTATTGAAAGCATTTTAACCGAAATTGTACTGATTTTTTCAATCCGGACGCGGCATTTCTTTTTACGCGCCGCTCCGCCGAGCCGCTCGGTGGCGCTGCTTGCGATCCTAAGCGCCGCGATTACGATTATCCTGCCATTTACCGGAGCCGGCCACGATCTTTTCCACTTCGCCGCTCCGCCGGTTCAGCCGCTCATGATTGTCTTCGGCATGATTATTGCCTATCTAATATTAAGCGAGATTATCAAGTTAATATACTATAAATATATGCCGTTCAACGGCAACCACGCAAAAAAGGCGGCTTAG
- a CDS encoding DUF134 domain-containing protein, whose product MARPRLKRRVQFTPKATSFKPDVPGEGFFDYIELTLEEAEAIRLKNVEGLDQIPAARAMRTSQATFHRILKSAYRKIGDAIVHGRVIKIR is encoded by the coding sequence ATGGCAAGACCCCGCCTCAAACGGAGGGTTCAATTTACGCCCAAAGCTACCTCGTTCAAGCCCGACGTTCCTGGCGAGGGTTTTTTTGATTATATTGAACTCACGCTTGAGGAAGCCGAAGCCATTCGTCTCAAAAACGTTGAAGGTCTGGACCAGATTCCGGCGGCCCGCGCCATGAGGACATCGCAAGCCACTTTTCACCGAATCTTAAAATCCGCCTATCGCAAAATTGGGGACGCCATTGTCCATGGCCGCGTCATTAAAATACGTTGA